The Micromonospora sp. Llam0 genome contains a region encoding:
- a CDS encoding DUF397 domain-containing protein: MKALDNQWRTSSRSGHNGACVEARYVDQAAQVRDSKDQAGPVLSFTPTRWTGFVQEIKTGRFEA; this comes from the coding sequence ATGAAGGCACTCGACAACCAGTGGCGCACGAGCAGCCGCAGCGGCCACAACGGTGCCTGCGTGGAGGCGCGGTACGTCGACCAGGCCGCCCAGGTGCGTGACAGCAAGGATCAGGCTGGGCCGGTTCTGTCCTTCACCCCGACCCGGTGGACCGGCTTCGTCCAGGAGATCAAGACCGGCAGGTTCGAAGCCTGA
- a CDS encoding helix-turn-helix transcriptional regulator — MTSPTFVRFQLGVQLRRAREEANVTTEKAADTIEVSASTLRRIEQGRVGLKGPALNALLDLYGVADAELRETLLSMARSGKQRGWWAKYGDLPNSYRQYIGLESAATTIQNFETLVVPGLLQTVDYTRAIAAAAVEQPTPQAVEERVAVRVERQKLLTEEKLRLVAVIDEAVLHRRIGGPEVMTNQLTALLEAQDRWNVIIQVIPFGEGAYASMLSSFHILSFDEGPGVVYIEGLTGDLYAEGEDVQRCARVFDDLRASALSPAASAEMIKDLRDRETP; from the coding sequence ATGACGAGCCCGACCTTCGTGCGGTTCCAGCTCGGCGTGCAGCTCCGCCGAGCACGCGAGGAAGCCAACGTGACCACCGAGAAGGCAGCTGACACCATCGAAGTCTCGGCAAGCACCCTGCGCCGCATCGAGCAGGGCAGGGTAGGGCTGAAGGGTCCGGCGCTGAACGCCCTACTGGACCTGTACGGCGTCGCCGACGCCGAGCTGCGCGAGACCCTGCTGTCGATGGCGCGGAGCGGCAAGCAACGCGGCTGGTGGGCGAAGTACGGAGACCTGCCGAACTCGTACCGGCAGTACATCGGACTGGAGTCCGCCGCGACGACGATCCAGAACTTCGAGACGCTCGTGGTGCCTGGCCTGCTGCAGACCGTCGACTACACCCGTGCGATCGCCGCCGCCGCCGTTGAGCAGCCCACGCCGCAGGCCGTAGAGGAACGGGTCGCGGTCCGCGTGGAGCGACAGAAGCTACTCACCGAGGAGAAGCTTCGCCTGGTCGCGGTCATCGACGAGGCAGTGCTGCACCGCCGGATCGGCGGACCGGAGGTAATGACCAACCAGCTGACAGCGCTGCTCGAAGCCCAGGACCGGTGGAACGTGATCATTCAGGTCATCCCGTTCGGGGAGGGTGCATACGCCTCGATGTTGTCGAGCTTCCACATCCTCAGCTTCGACGAGGGGCCAGGGGTGGTCTACATCGAAGGGCTGACCGGAGACCTCTACGCTGAAGGTGAGGATGTGCAGAGATGCGCCAGGGTCTTCGACGACCTACGGGCATCTGCCCTGTCACCCGCAGCATCGGCCGAGATGATCAAGGACCTCCGGGATAGGGAGACACCATGA